From Calothrix sp. PCC 6303, a single genomic window includes:
- the glmS gene encoding glutamine--fructose-6-phosphate transaminase (isomerizing) gives MCGIVGYIGTQAATEILLAGLEKLEYRGYDSAGIATIWEGEVNCVRAKGKLVNLRSKLEQVDSPAPIGIGHTRWATHGKPEEHNAHPHMDTTNRIAVVQNGIIENYRELREQLKSSGVEFRSETDTEVIPHLISQFFLEEIAVSEDTNSATSPFFVAVLKTVNQLEGAFAIAAISADCPDELIVVRQQAPLVIGFGQGEFFCASDTPAIVAYTRAVLPLENGEIARLTPLGVEVYDFSGRRLKKQPRLLNLSPTMVEKQGFKHFMLKEIYEQPEVVRASLNAYFNLDWKAETNQDSPINLGIPAELYADLEQIQIVACGTSWHAALVGKYLLEQLADIPTQVQYASEFRYSPAPVTANTITIGVTQSGETADTIAALAMENDRRQGRESKYQAKLLGITNRPESSLGHMVPHIINTLAGIEIGVAATKTFIAQLMAFYALALDLGYRRQSIPGELMEEILEGLRQIPAEIESTLEQQEKLTEHLAHEFAETQDFIFLGRGINFPIALEGALKLKEISYIHAEGYPAGEMKHGPIALLDAKVPVVAIAMPGSVYEKVISNSQEAKARDSRLIGVTPITDGEAGEIFNDLLPVANVDELLSPILTVIPLQLLAYHIAARRGLDVDQPRNLAKSVTVE, from the coding sequence ATGTGCGGAATCGTAGGATATATCGGGACTCAAGCAGCGACGGAAATATTATTAGCTGGACTAGAAAAGCTGGAATACCGGGGTTATGACTCCGCAGGTATTGCCACAATTTGGGAAGGTGAAGTTAATTGTGTTCGGGCTAAAGGAAAATTAGTTAATCTCCGTTCTAAGTTGGAACAGGTAGATTCCCCAGCACCAATTGGTATCGGACATACTCGGTGGGCAACCCACGGGAAACCGGAGGAACATAATGCCCATCCCCATATGGATACAACTAATCGTATCGCAGTTGTCCAAAATGGGATTATTGAAAATTACCGGGAACTGCGCGAACAATTAAAGAGTTCGGGAGTTGAGTTTCGTTCGGAAACCGATACCGAAGTCATCCCCCATTTAATTTCTCAGTTTTTCCTCGAAGAAATCGCCGTCTCTGAAGATACTAATTCTGCTACTTCGCCATTTTTTGTCGCAGTCCTGAAGACTGTAAATCAACTGGAAGGTGCATTTGCCATTGCCGCAATTTCCGCAGACTGCCCTGATGAATTAATTGTAGTTCGTCAGCAGGCACCTTTAGTTATTGGTTTTGGGCAGGGTGAATTTTTCTGTGCTTCCGATACACCTGCTATTGTTGCTTACACCCGTGCTGTATTACCTCTGGAAAATGGCGAAATCGCCCGTCTCACACCACTAGGGGTAGAAGTTTACGACTTTTCTGGTAGAAGGTTGAAAAAACAACCTAGATTATTGAATTTGAGTCCCACCATGGTGGAAAAACAGGGATTCAAACACTTTATGCTCAAAGAAATCTATGAGCAACCAGAAGTTGTCCGTGCTAGCCTGAATGCTTATTTTAATCTTGATTGGAAAGCTGAAACAAACCAAGATTCTCCCATCAATCTTGGTATTCCTGCCGAACTTTACGCAGATTTAGAACAAATTCAAATAGTTGCCTGCGGTACGAGTTGGCACGCGGCACTTGTGGGTAAATACTTACTGGAACAGTTAGCAGATATCCCTACTCAAGTTCAATATGCCTCTGAATTTCGTTACTCACCTGCCCCTGTAACAGCCAACACCATTACTATTGGGGTGACTCAATCAGGGGAGACAGCCGACACCATCGCCGCCCTAGCAATGGAAAATGATCGCCGCCAAGGTCGAGAAAGTAAGTATCAAGCGAAACTACTAGGTATTACCAATCGTCCCGAAAGCAGTTTGGGACATATGGTACCCCACATCATTAATACTCTGGCGGGAATTGAAATTGGTGTTGCTGCAACCAAAACATTTATTGCTCAATTAATGGCATTTTATGCTTTGGCGTTAGATTTGGGCTATCGTCGCCAAAGTATCCCAGGGGAATTGATGGAGGAGATTCTAGAAGGATTGCGACAAATCCCGGCAGAAATTGAATCTACCTTGGAACAGCAAGAAAAACTCACCGAACATTTAGCCCATGAATTCGCCGAAACCCAAGATTTCATCTTTTTGGGTAGGGGAATCAACTTCCCCATTGCCTTAGAAGGGGCTTTGAAATTAAAGGAAATCAGCTATATTCACGCTGAGGGATACCCAGCAGGGGAAATGAAACACGGACCCATCGCCTTACTAGATGCTAAGGTTCCAGTGGTGGCGATCGCAATGCCGGGAAGTGTCTATGAAAAGGTGATTTCTAATTCTCAAGAAGCCAAAGCTAGAGATTCTCGGTTAATTGGTGTCACACCTATTACAGATGGGGAAGCTGGAGAAATTTTTAATGATTTGCTGCCTGTGGCGAATGTTGATGAGTTATTATCACCAATTCTCACGGTGATTCCACTGCAACTATTGGCGTATCATATCGCTGCTAGACGTGGTTTGGATGTGGATCAGCCAAGAAACTTGGCAAAAAGTGTTACAGTTGAATAG
- a CDS encoding PDDEXK nuclease domain-containing protein — MADKLSLMDSYDEFLRELKERIRSAQIKAALSVNRELVLLYWQIGREIIIRQQQQGWGAKVIERLAQDLKAAFPDMKGFSARNLKYMRAFTEAYPDEQIVQQVVALIPWGHNVRILDAVKDFSVRLWYVQKTIENGWSRNILVHQMESGLYHRQGKATTNFENTLPKPQSELAQQLLKDPYNFDFLSLGKEAQERDLEKALIEHIRDFLLELGVGFAFVGSQYHLEVGNQDFYIDLLFYHLHLRCYVVIDLKIEDFKPEFSGKMSFYVSAVDDLLRHPDDKPTIGMILCKTKNQTIVEYALREMNKPIGVSTYQLRDILPEQLQGSLPTIKQLEAELEALSVDVEDEE, encoded by the coding sequence ATGGCGGATAAATTATCACTAATGGATAGCTATGATGAATTTTTGCGGGAGTTAAAAGAACGTATACGCAGCGCTCAAATCAAAGCAGCTTTATCTGTTAACCGTGAGTTAGTGTTACTTTATTGGCAAATTGGACGCGAAATTATCATCAGACAGCAACAGCAGGGATGGGGTGCAAAAGTTATTGAACGTCTCGCTCAAGATTTAAAAGCAGCTTTCCCAGATATGAAAGGATTCTCCGCCCGGAATCTTAAGTATATGCGAGCTTTTACTGAGGCTTACCCAGATGAGCAAATTGTGCAACAGGTTGTTGCACTAATTCCTTGGGGACATAATGTCCGTATTTTGGATGCTGTCAAAGACTTTTCAGTTAGACTCTGGTATGTCCAAAAAACTATAGAAAATGGCTGGAGTCGAAATATATTAGTGCATCAGATGGAAAGTGGGTTATATCACCGTCAAGGCAAGGCGACTACTAATTTTGAAAATACCTTACCAAAACCACAATCTGAACTAGCGCAACAATTATTAAAAGACCCCTATAATTTTGATTTTCTCAGTTTAGGAAAAGAAGCGCAAGAACGCGATTTAGAAAAGGCTTTAATAGAACATATTCGTGATTTTTTATTAGAATTAGGGGTTGGTTTTGCCTTTGTTGGCAGCCAATATCACTTGGAAGTTGGAAACCAAGATTTTTATATAGATTTATTGTTTTATCATTTACATTTACGCTGTTATGTGGTGATTGATTTAAAAATTGAAGACTTTAAACCTGAGTTTTCCGGAAAAATGAGTTTTTACGTTTCGGCTGTCGATGATTTATTACGTCATCCAGATGATAAACCAACAATTGGCATGATTTTATGTAAGACGAAGAATCAAACAATTGTAGAATATGCTCTGCGGGAAATGAATAAACCAATTGGAGTTTCAACTTATCAGCTACGGGATATTTTACCGGAACAATTGCAAGGAAGTTTACCCACAATTAAGCAATTGGAGGCAGAACTGGAGGCTTTATCTGTGGATGTTGAGGATGAAGAATGA